A stretch of Arthrobacter sunyaminii DNA encodes these proteins:
- a CDS encoding GNAT family N-acetyltransferase: MLADQPPHLTIREVPWSNPVGADLRAAQQAELNSRWGTSAPEPAPPTAEDVAVFLVAYEKSSGQPLGCGGLRRLDDSTAEIKRIYVLPYARGSGVATAVLTALEYRARAAGYAVIAAESGSAQPDGQRFYRHGGYTVVPNFGPYAEVADSVCFAKTIGPGVQPPIPPAAAPWGRLG, translated from the coding sequence ATGCTTGCCGATCAGCCGCCGCACCTCACCATCCGCGAAGTGCCCTGGAGCAACCCCGTGGGCGCTGACCTGCGCGCCGCCCAGCAGGCAGAATTGAACAGCCGTTGGGGAACATCCGCACCCGAACCGGCGCCGCCCACCGCCGAAGACGTGGCCGTTTTCCTCGTTGCGTATGAGAAGAGCTCCGGCCAGCCGCTTGGCTGCGGCGGGCTGCGGCGGCTGGATGACTCGACGGCCGAGATTAAACGGATCTATGTTCTTCCCTACGCCCGGGGTTCCGGCGTGGCCACCGCCGTGCTGACCGCCCTGGAGTACCGGGCGCGGGCCGCCGGATATGCAGTCATCGCCGCCGAATCAGGGTCGGCCCAGCCCGACGGCCAGCGCTTTTACCGGCACGGCGGCTACACCGTGGTGCCCAACTTCGGCCCCTACGCCGAGGTGGCGGACTCGGTGTGCTTCGCGAAGACCATCGGCCCGGGTGTCCAGCCGCCAATCCCTCCGGCGGCCGCTCCCTGGGGCAGGCTCGGCTGA
- a CDS encoding histidinol-phosphate transaminase, producing MTTTEKDTHAAEVRAPEIRPRNVMGKLPRYAAGKPPAIIEGLQSYKLSSNENPFPPLPAVLEAISNRQDINRYPDPLSTALRTELAAFLDVPAEDIVTGAGSLGALNQLLSTFAGQNEHGIPDEVIYPWRSFEAYPISVGLSGADGVQVPLRADGTHDLEAMAAAITDRTRVILLCTPNNPTGPALTSVQVEDFLVQVPADVLVVIDEAYEDFVRDPEAVNGIEMYREHPNVVVLRTFSKGAGLAGLRVGYSVSHPPVTQYLRVAAVPFAVSQLAETAAVASLQHHGELVERIQGLVEERTRVVAGLKALGWRIPEAQGNFVWLDLGENTPEFAALAEQQALAARAFGTEGVRVTIGEQEANTRFLALCATYTKGPGVS from the coding sequence ATGACGACCACCGAAAAGGACACCCACGCCGCTGAGGTCCGGGCTCCCGAGATCCGCCCCCGAAACGTGATGGGGAAGCTGCCCCGCTACGCCGCGGGCAAGCCGCCGGCGATTATCGAGGGGCTGCAGAGCTACAAGCTGTCATCCAATGAAAACCCCTTTCCGCCCCTGCCGGCCGTGCTTGAGGCCATCAGCAACAGGCAGGACATCAACCGGTACCCGGACCCGCTGTCCACGGCCCTGCGTACTGAACTCGCGGCGTTCCTGGACGTGCCGGCTGAGGATATCGTCACCGGCGCCGGCAGCTTGGGTGCCCTGAACCAGCTGCTTTCCACGTTTGCCGGACAGAACGAGCACGGCATTCCGGACGAGGTCATCTACCCGTGGCGCTCCTTCGAGGCCTATCCCATCAGCGTGGGGCTGTCCGGGGCGGACGGCGTCCAGGTGCCGCTGCGGGCGGACGGCACCCATGACCTGGAAGCCATGGCGGCGGCTATTACCGACCGGACGCGCGTGATCCTGCTGTGCACGCCCAACAACCCCACCGGTCCGGCTTTGACCTCCGTCCAGGTTGAGGACTTCCTTGTCCAGGTGCCCGCTGACGTACTGGTGGTGATCGATGAAGCGTATGAAGACTTTGTCCGGGATCCGGAGGCCGTGAACGGGATCGAGATGTACCGGGAACACCCCAATGTTGTGGTGCTGCGGACGTTCTCGAAGGGTGCCGGACTGGCGGGCCTCCGCGTCGGGTACTCCGTGTCACACCCCCCGGTGACCCAGTACCTGCGGGTGGCGGCGGTGCCGTTTGCCGTCTCCCAGCTGGCGGAAACAGCTGCCGTTGCCTCACTGCAGCACCACGGTGAACTTGTGGAAAGAATACAAGGACTCGTCGAGGAGCGGACCCGGGTTGTGGCGGGTTTGAAGGCGCTCGGATGGCGGATACCCGAGGCGCAGGGAAACTTTGTCTGGCTGGATTTGGGGGAGAATACCCCCGAGTTTGCGGCACTGGCGGAGCAGCAGGCCCTGGCTGCGCGGGCGTTCGGAACGGAGGGCGTGCGGGTCACCATCGGTGAGCAGGAGGCCAACACTCGATTCCTCGCGCTATGTGCGACCTATACAAAGGGACCCGGGGTTTCCTAG
- a CDS encoding ATP-binding cassette domain-containing protein, whose translation MAISPGTAAQTGSPSAHAADSQDVIRVSGARENNLRGISLEIPKRRLTAFTGVSGSGKSSLVFGTIAAESQRLINETYSAFVQGFMPNLARPDVDLLEGLTTAIIVDQERMGANPRSTVGTATDANAMLRIIFSRLGQPQIGSPNAYSFNVPSVKASGAITVERGGRTKAEKATFNRLGGMCPRCEGMGSVTDFDLTALYDDSKSLNEGALTIPGYSMDGWYGRIYSGTGFFDPDKPIARFTKRELHDLLYKEPTKIKVDGINLTYEGLIPKIQKSMLSKDPEAMQPHIRAFVDKAITFTTCPECGGTRLSAEARSSKINGKNIADACALQISDLAEWVRTLNEPSVAPLLAGLQHLLDSFAEIGLGYLSLDRPSGTLSGGESQRTKMIRHLGSSLTDVTYVFDEPTIGLHPHDIERMNRLLLQLRDKGNTVLVVEHKPETIAVADHVIDLGPGAGSDGGTVCFEGTVADLRTSGTVTGNHLDDRARLKDSVRTPDGALEVRGAGTNNLRDVDVDIPLGVFCVLTGVAGSGKSSLISGSVARRDGVVVIDQGAIKGSRRSNPATYTGLLEPIRKAFAKANNVKPALFSSNSEGACPICNGAGVIFTDLGVMATVESTCEECGGKRFQAAVLEYTLGGKNISEVLGMSVTDAELFFGSSGEASTPAAHKVLVRLADVGLGYLHLGQPLTTLSGGERQRLKLAAQMAEKGTVYVLDEPTTGLHLADVEQLLGLLDRLVDSGKSVIVIEHHQAVMAHADWIIDLGPGAGHDGGRIVFEGTPADLVAGKTTLTGQHLAAYVGA comes from the coding sequence ATGGCCATCAGTCCAGGAACCGCAGCGCAGACCGGCTCCCCGTCTGCGCATGCAGCCGACAGCCAGGACGTAATCCGGGTCTCCGGAGCACGGGAAAACAACCTCCGGGGGATCAGCCTTGAGATCCCCAAGCGCCGCCTCACTGCCTTTACCGGCGTCTCCGGCTCCGGCAAGAGCTCGCTGGTCTTCGGCACGATTGCGGCGGAGTCGCAGCGGCTGATCAACGAAACCTACAGCGCCTTTGTGCAGGGCTTCATGCCCAATCTGGCCCGCCCGGATGTTGATTTGCTGGAGGGGCTGACCACGGCCATCATCGTTGACCAGGAGCGGATGGGAGCCAACCCGCGGTCCACCGTGGGCACAGCCACAGACGCGAACGCCATGCTGCGGATCATCTTCAGCCGGCTCGGCCAGCCGCAGATCGGCTCCCCCAACGCGTATTCGTTCAATGTCCCCTCGGTGAAGGCCAGCGGAGCCATCACCGTGGAACGCGGCGGCCGGACCAAGGCAGAGAAGGCCACCTTCAACCGGCTCGGCGGCATGTGCCCGCGCTGCGAAGGAATGGGGTCCGTGACTGACTTCGATCTGACAGCGCTCTACGATGACAGCAAATCCCTGAATGAGGGCGCGCTCACCATCCCCGGCTACAGCATGGACGGCTGGTACGGCCGCATATACAGCGGCACCGGCTTCTTCGATCCGGACAAGCCGATCGCCAGGTTCACGAAGCGGGAACTGCACGACCTGCTGTACAAGGAACCCACCAAGATCAAGGTGGACGGCATCAACCTGACCTATGAGGGGCTGATTCCCAAAATACAGAAGTCCATGCTGTCCAAAGACCCGGAGGCCATGCAGCCGCACATCCGCGCGTTTGTGGATAAGGCCATCACGTTCACCACCTGTCCCGAGTGCGGCGGCACCCGGCTCAGCGCCGAGGCCCGTTCCTCGAAGATCAACGGCAAGAACATCGCCGACGCGTGCGCCCTTCAAATCTCCGACCTCGCGGAATGGGTCCGCACCCTCAACGAGCCGTCAGTGGCACCGCTGCTGGCCGGGCTGCAGCACCTGCTGGACTCCTTCGCTGAAATCGGTCTCGGCTACCTCAGCCTGGACCGGCCCTCGGGAACGCTTTCGGGCGGGGAGTCCCAGCGCACCAAGATGATCCGCCACCTCGGATCCTCATTGACGGACGTGACGTACGTTTTTGACGAACCGACCATCGGCCTGCATCCGCATGACATCGAACGGATGAACCGGCTGCTCCTGCAACTGCGGGACAAGGGCAACACCGTGCTGGTCGTCGAGCACAAACCCGAAACCATCGCCGTCGCCGACCATGTCATCGATTTGGGTCCCGGAGCCGGGAGCGACGGCGGAACGGTCTGTTTTGAAGGCACGGTGGCGGACCTTCGCACCAGCGGCACCGTTACCGGAAATCACCTGGACGACCGGGCACGCCTGAAGGACAGTGTCCGCACCCCCGACGGCGCACTGGAGGTCCGCGGCGCCGGAACGAACAACCTCCGGGACGTCGACGTTGATATCCCGCTGGGCGTGTTCTGTGTGCTCACCGGGGTGGCGGGCTCGGGAAAAAGCTCGCTGATCTCCGGATCGGTGGCACGCCGGGACGGGGTCGTCGTGATTGACCAGGGGGCCATCAAAGGGTCCCGGCGCAGCAACCCGGCCACCTACACCGGGCTGCTGGAGCCGATCCGCAAGGCCTTTGCGAAGGCAAATAACGTCAAGCCCGCACTGTTCAGTTCCAATTCAGAAGGTGCCTGCCCAATCTGCAACGGAGCAGGCGTGATCTTCACCGACCTGGGAGTAATGGCTACGGTGGAGTCCACCTGTGAAGAATGCGGAGGCAAGCGTTTCCAGGCGGCCGTCCTGGAATACACCTTGGGCGGCAAGAACATTTCCGAAGTGCTCGGCATGTCCGTCACCGACGCTGAGCTCTTCTTTGGCAGCAGCGGTGAAGCCTCCACCCCGGCAGCGCACAAGGTCCTGGTTCGGCTCGCCGACGTCGGCCTGGGCTACCTGCACCTCGGCCAGCCGCTCACCACGCTCTCCGGCGGGGAGCGGCAGCGGCTGAAGCTGGCCGCCCAAATGGCCGAAAAGGGCACTGTCTATGTCCTGGACGAGCCCACCACCGGACTGCACCTCGCGGATGTGGAACAGCTGCTGGGGCTGCTGGACAGGCTGGTTGATTCCGGTAAATCGGTGATTGTCATTGAGCACCACCAGGCCGTAATGGCGCACGCCGACTGGATTATCGATCTGGGGCCGGGTGCCGGGCACGACGGCGGCCGGATAGTGTTCGAGGGCACGCCGGCGGACCTCGTGGCCGGCAAAACCACGCTCACCGGCCAGCATCTGGCGGCTTATGTGGGCGCCTGA
- a CDS encoding VOC family protein yields the protein MTGFPQLLHTVLDTTDVRALAEFYRQLLGLQYHHGDEPAPEGAPDNVDWLVLTDAHGNRKLAFQHVEQLERTTWPRPAVPMQMHLDLTVPDRGTLEDQHSRAMALGAELLFDRTDDPEEPLYVYVDPAGHPFCIFVA from the coding sequence ATGACCGGTTTCCCGCAGCTGCTCCACACGGTTTTGGACACTACTGATGTGCGGGCCCTGGCGGAGTTCTACCGCCAGCTGCTCGGGCTGCAGTATCACCACGGAGATGAACCCGCGCCGGAAGGCGCACCCGACAACGTCGATTGGCTGGTACTGACCGACGCGCACGGCAACCGAAAACTCGCTTTTCAGCACGTGGAACAGCTTGAGCGGACCACCTGGCCCAGGCCTGCTGTGCCCATGCAGATGCACCTTGACCTCACCGTTCCCGACCGTGGGACGCTCGAAGACCAGCACTCCAGGGCAATGGCGCTGGGTGCTGAACTCCTTTTCGACCGGACGGATGATCCCGAGGAGCCGTTGTACGTCTACGTCGACCCGGCCGGGCACCCGTTCTGCATCTTCGTAGCCTGA
- a CDS encoding VOC family protein: MYPVIYPHLPVSDLDRSTGFYMGLGFTLNERLSNVDLSALNISAAIVLVLLPRPVSQEGRTALAFPTRGEVDEILAACAPSGGRVVSRARLRDRGVYLGTAADPDGHLWDFLCRDGEPWEGNL, from the coding sequence TTGTATCCCGTCATTTATCCGCACCTCCCGGTATCCGACCTGGACCGGTCCACCGGCTTTTACATGGGCTTGGGCTTTACCCTCAATGAGCGGCTCAGCAATGTTGACCTCTCGGCCCTGAATATTTCTGCCGCCATTGTGCTGGTGCTTTTGCCCAGGCCGGTCAGCCAGGAAGGCCGCACGGCCCTGGCCTTTCCCACCCGCGGCGAGGTGGATGAGATTCTCGCCGCCTGCGCGCCGAGCGGCGGCAGGGTGGTGTCCCGTGCCCGGCTCCGGGACAGGGGCGTCTATCTGGGAACGGCCGCGGATCCGGATGGGCACTTGTGGGATTTTTTATGCCGGGACGGCGAGCCGTGGGAGGGGAACCTGTAG
- a CDS encoding VOC family protein, translating into MIFPNLPVADLRRSTEFYLGLGFKQSPQFSNDDCAAVIISDTIVVMLLHQEFFSGFLPEGDTPHLRAAGKEVLNCLSCDTREEVDTFLANAAKNGGAVFQPAREQMPGMYSGAATDPDGHVWEFMWMDPSIPE; encoded by the coding sequence ATGATTTTTCCCAATCTCCCTGTTGCCGACCTTCGCAGATCCACTGAGTTTTATCTGGGTTTGGGATTCAAGCAGAGCCCCCAATTCAGCAACGACGACTGCGCCGCCGTGATCATTTCCGACACCATTGTTGTCATGCTGCTTCACCAGGAGTTCTTCTCGGGGTTCCTTCCCGAAGGCGACACCCCGCACCTGCGCGCGGCGGGCAAGGAAGTGCTGAACTGCCTGAGCTGCGACACCCGCGAAGAAGTGGACACTTTCCTGGCGAACGCCGCGAAGAACGGCGGAGCCGTGTTTCAACCCGCGCGCGAACAGATGCCGGGCATGTATTCCGGCGCCGCCACCGACCCGGACGGGCACGTCTGGGAGTTCATGTGGATGGATCCGTCCATCCCCGAGTAG
- a CDS encoding metal-dependent hydrolase, with product MSLPTVDTTVTYPAGAVESSGTVLHVSDADGARVVLLDTTAVHPVDAGWPDQGADRAVLTTADGTSHEIRDAVVAATDGTDLFLGADVPVKKGTEGWAFTVAHLLPAGAAVREGDSVRIDVDAAYRSALSAGHTACHLASLALNRQLAGAWKKDVLTDAAGNPNFDALAIETSTITEHGSTDVYRLGKSLRRKGFVPDTLLADLPAAEAGINAILADWTATGAEVRIECDGVGLTDMRRWSVDLPGGTVSIPCGGTHAASLKETGGIQVTLTAEEGDGAVTVTMDTICVQPAG from the coding sequence GTGAGCCTGCCTACCGTAGATACAACTGTCACCTATCCCGCCGGCGCCGTGGAGTCCTCCGGCACCGTGCTGCACGTTTCAGACGCCGACGGCGCCCGCGTGGTCCTGCTGGACACCACCGCCGTGCATCCGGTGGATGCCGGGTGGCCGGACCAGGGAGCGGACCGTGCGGTGCTGACCACTGCCGACGGCACCTCTCATGAAATCCGCGACGCCGTGGTGGCGGCCACCGACGGAACCGATCTGTTCCTGGGTGCGGATGTTCCGGTGAAGAAGGGCACCGAAGGCTGGGCCTTCACGGTTGCCCACCTGCTCCCGGCCGGTGCGGCCGTGCGGGAAGGGGACTCCGTGCGGATTGACGTGGACGCCGCCTACCGGAGCGCCCTGTCTGCGGGGCATACGGCCTGCCACCTGGCGTCGCTGGCCCTGAACCGGCAGCTTGCCGGAGCCTGGAAAAAGGACGTCCTGACGGATGCCGCCGGCAACCCGAACTTCGACGCCCTGGCCATCGAGACCTCCACCATCACCGAGCACGGCTCCACCGATGTGTACCGGCTCGGCAAATCCCTGCGCCGCAAGGGCTTTGTCCCGGACACCCTGCTGGCGGACCTGCCCGCTGCGGAAGCCGGTATCAATGCCATCCTGGCGGACTGGACCGCCACCGGGGCAGAGGTTCGGATCGAGTGCGACGGCGTCGGCCTCACCGACATGCGCCGCTGGAGCGTTGACCTGCCCGGGGGCACTGTTTCCATTCCCTGCGGCGGAACGCACGCTGCCTCCCTGAAGGAGACCGGCGGCATCCAGGTCACGCTCACCGCAGAAGAGGGCGACGGCGCGGTAACCGTCACCATGGACACCATCTGCGTGCAGCCGGCCGGCTAA
- the rlmN gene encoding 23S rRNA (adenine(2503)-C(2))-methyltransferase RlmN: MTSLDTSPANPSRPVGTSKAQLQARKTQVRPATEGWEQAKEPDGRPLLQFKSPRVSQPPVHLADLTLPERQAKLKELGLPAFRAKQLSVHYFQHYTTDPEAMSDLPKERRDDLVKEMFPTLLTEVKRLTTDNGDTIKFLWRLFDGSLVESVLMRYPGRITLCVSSQCGCGMNCPFCATGQAGLTRNMSTAEILDQIVQANRVIKEGGLGGKRRDGGHDAERVTNIVFMGMGEPLANYKRVMNAVHRMAAEVPEGLGMSARNITVSTVGLVPAINKLAEENIPVTFALSLHAPDDELRDELIPVNSRWKVDEALDAAYNYYRVTGRRVSIEYALIKDMNDHPWRADLLAKKLNSRGRGWVHVNPIPLNPTPGSIWTSPEPHVTREFINHLIDAGIPTTLRDTRGKEIDGACGQLAAAD; encoded by the coding sequence ATGACTTCCCTCGATACTTCCCCCGCAAACCCGTCCAGACCGGTTGGCACCTCCAAGGCCCAGCTGCAGGCACGGAAGACGCAGGTGCGGCCCGCCACCGAGGGCTGGGAACAGGCCAAGGAACCCGACGGCCGCCCGCTGCTCCAGTTCAAGTCCCCGCGGGTGTCGCAGCCGCCGGTCCATCTGGCTGACCTGACCCTGCCCGAGCGCCAGGCCAAGCTTAAAGAGCTGGGCCTCCCGGCGTTCCGCGCCAAGCAGCTCTCAGTGCACTACTTCCAGCACTACACCACGGACCCCGAAGCCATGAGCGACCTCCCCAAGGAGCGCCGCGATGACCTGGTGAAGGAAATGTTCCCGACGCTGCTCACCGAGGTCAAACGCCTGACCACGGACAACGGCGACACCATCAAGTTCCTGTGGCGCCTCTTCGACGGTTCCCTCGTGGAGTCCGTCCTGATGCGTTACCCCGGCCGCATCACGCTGTGCGTGTCCAGCCAGTGCGGCTGCGGCATGAACTGCCCGTTCTGCGCCACCGGCCAGGCCGGTCTGACCCGGAACATGTCCACGGCGGAAATCCTGGACCAGATTGTCCAGGCCAACCGGGTGATCAAGGAAGGCGGCCTCGGCGGCAAGCGCCGCGACGGCGGGCACGACGCCGAGCGCGTCACCAACATTGTCTTCATGGGCATGGGTGAGCCGCTGGCCAACTACAAGCGCGTGATGAATGCCGTGCACCGGATGGCCGCAGAGGTTCCCGAGGGCCTGGGCATGAGCGCCCGGAACATCACCGTTTCCACCGTGGGCCTGGTGCCGGCAATCAACAAGCTGGCCGAGGAGAACATCCCGGTGACGTTCGCTCTGAGCCTGCATGCTCCCGATGACGAACTGCGTGACGAGCTGATTCCGGTGAACAGCCGCTGGAAGGTGGACGAGGCCCTGGACGCCGCGTACAACTACTACCGCGTCACCGGCCGCCGCGTCTCGATCGAATATGCGCTGATCAAGGACATGAACGATCATCCGTGGCGCGCGGACCTGCTGGCCAAGAAGCTGAACTCCCGCGGCCGCGGCTGGGTGCACGTGAATCCGATTCCGCTGAACCCCACGCCGGGTTCCATCTGGACCTCGCCGGAACCGCACGTGACCCGCGAGTTCATCAACCACCTGATCGACGCCGGCATCCCCACCACCCTGCGCGACACCCGCGGCAAGGAGATCGACGGCGCCTGCGGCCAGCTGGCTGCCGCGGACTAG
- a CDS encoding (2Fe-2S)-binding protein, whose product MDAEITLQVDGSERTLTVDTRTTVLDALRDRLGVTSPKKGCDHGQCGACTVLLDGRRANSCLTLAVAHDGAEVITAEGLADVVPDGHLHPVQQAFLEQDGFQCGYCTPGQICSAAGIIEEAAAGHPSTATDPAAEGGIDLTDDEIRERMSGNLCRCGAYVNIVAAVRQAAEAAASLRKGLPDPAEPAVPDSPTAASMPSHPEDRS is encoded by the coding sequence GTGGATGCTGAAATAACCCTGCAGGTGGACGGCAGTGAACGGACACTGACCGTGGACACCCGCACCACCGTACTGGACGCGCTGCGGGACCGGCTCGGAGTGACGTCCCCCAAGAAGGGCTGCGACCACGGGCAGTGCGGGGCCTGCACCGTGCTGCTGGACGGGCGGCGGGCGAATTCCTGCCTGACCCTCGCGGTGGCGCACGACGGCGCGGAGGTCATCACGGCGGAGGGACTGGCCGATGTGGTCCCGGACGGTCATCTGCATCCGGTGCAGCAGGCTTTCCTGGAACAGGACGGTTTCCAGTGCGGTTACTGCACTCCGGGGCAGATCTGTTCCGCGGCCGGAATTATCGAAGAAGCCGCTGCCGGGCATCCCTCCACCGCCACAGATCCGGCGGCCGAGGGCGGCATCGACCTCACCGATGATGAGATCCGCGAGCGCATGAGCGGGAACCTGTGCCGCTGCGGCGCCTACGTCAACATTGTGGCCGCAGTGCGGCAGGCGGCCGAGGCGGCCGCTTCCCTCCGCAAGGGACTGCCCGATCCCGCCGAACCTGCCGTCCCGGATTCCCCCACCGCAGCCTCGATGCCCTCCCATCCGGAGGACCGGTCATGA
- a CDS encoding nucleoside deaminase, which translates to MTTSDAQYLARAIKLATANVAAGGGPFGAIVVTADGSVFEGLNRVTANNDPTAHAEVTAIRAAGAGTGTHDLSGAVLYTSCEPCPMCLASSLWARLDRVVFAADRHDAARAGFDDAVFYEYFEKPVAERSLQVTQAAAQDVSATAPFEAWTVAENRVDY; encoded by the coding sequence ATGACCACCAGTGACGCTCAGTACCTTGCCCGTGCCATCAAGCTGGCCACCGCCAACGTTGCCGCCGGCGGCGGTCCGTTCGGTGCCATCGTCGTCACGGCCGACGGTTCGGTTTTTGAGGGCCTCAACCGGGTCACCGCCAACAATGACCCAACGGCGCACGCCGAAGTGACGGCCATCCGGGCCGCCGGTGCCGGCACCGGAACCCACGACCTCAGCGGCGCCGTGCTGTACACCAGCTGCGAACCCTGCCCCATGTGCCTGGCGTCTTCACTCTGGGCTCGATTGGACCGTGTGGTTTTTGCGGCGGACCGCCATGATGCGGCCCGCGCAGGCTTCGATGATGCTGTGTTCTACGAGTACTTTGAGAAGCCGGTTGCGGAGCGCTCGCTTCAGGTGACGCAGGCTGCGGCTCAGGATGTGTCGGCAACCGCCCCGTTTGAGGCCTGGACTGTTGCGGAGAACCGCGTCGACTACTGA
- a CDS encoding phage holin family protein yields the protein MRFLIQIIINALALYVAAWLFPGITVFETGDAVTGNPTIDLVLAFLFIGLLFGIVNALIRPVVKLLTLPLTILTLGLFTIVVNAAMLMLTSWLSSYTPVDFSVDSFFWTAILASIIISLVSMVAGSLTGTRR from the coding sequence ATGCGCTTCCTGATCCAGATCATCATTAATGCCCTCGCCCTGTATGTGGCCGCGTGGCTGTTTCCCGGCATCACGGTCTTCGAAACGGGCGACGCCGTCACCGGCAACCCCACCATTGATCTGGTGCTGGCGTTCCTCTTTATCGGGCTGCTGTTCGGTATTGTCAACGCACTGATCCGGCCGGTCGTCAAGCTTCTGACTCTGCCGCTGACCATCCTGACTTTGGGACTTTTCACGATTGTCGTCAACGCGGCCATGCTCATGCTGACGTCTTGGCTGAGCAGCTACACCCCGGTTGATTTCAGCGTGGATTCCTTTTTCTGGACCGCCATACTCGCCTCAATCATCATCAGCCTGGTCTCCATGGTGGCCGGTTCACTGACCGGGACCCGCCGGTAG
- the purB gene encoding adenylosuccinate lyase, with protein MAESAAPRVPLASVTPAIALGPLDGRYRGVTAPLVDYLSEAALNRDRTHVEVEWLIHLTSNSVLPGTSPLSDEQQAQLREIVTGFDGASITELAEIEQVTVHDVKAVEYYIGRRLAAVGIENLTALVHFGCTSEDVNNLSYALGIKGAVENVWLPAAHDLVDRITVMAEETRSVPMLSRTHGQPATPTTLGKELAVTAHRLTRQLRRIEKTEYLGKINGATGTYAAHYASVPGADWQQVARSFVEGLGLTWNPLTTQIESHDWQAELYADIARFNRILHNFCTDVWSYISIGYFKQIPVAGATGSSTMPHKVNPIRFENAEANLEISNGLLDTLASTLVTSRWQRDLTDSSSQRNIGVAFGHSVLAISNVAKGLERLDVADDVLAADLDTNWEVLGEAIQMVMRAEAIAGAPGMENPYERLKELTRGHRVDAERMREFVTGLGLPAEAEARLLDLTPGKYIGIADSLVDHVTK; from the coding sequence ATGGCTGAATCCGCTGCTCCCCGCGTCCCCCTTGCCTCCGTCACCCCCGCCATTGCCCTTGGCCCGCTGGACGGCCGCTACCGCGGCGTCACGGCACCGCTGGTGGACTACCTGTCCGAGGCCGCCCTGAACCGCGACCGCACGCACGTGGAAGTGGAGTGGCTGATCCACCTCACCTCCAACTCAGTGCTGCCGGGCACCTCCCCGCTCAGCGATGAGCAGCAGGCACAGCTGCGCGAAATCGTCACCGGCTTCGACGGCGCCTCCATCACGGAACTGGCCGAGATTGAGCAGGTCACCGTCCACGATGTGAAGGCCGTGGAGTACTACATCGGCCGCCGGCTGGCAGCGGTCGGCATTGAAAACCTGACGGCCCTGGTGCACTTCGGCTGCACCTCCGAGGACGTCAACAACCTCTCCTACGCCCTGGGTATTAAGGGTGCAGTGGAAAACGTGTGGCTTCCCGCAGCACATGACCTGGTGGACCGGATCACCGTCATGGCCGAAGAAACCCGTTCCGTGCCGATGCTCTCTCGCACCCACGGACAGCCGGCCACGCCCACCACGCTGGGCAAGGAACTGGCCGTCACTGCGCACCGGCTCACCCGCCAGCTGCGCCGGATCGAGAAGACCGAGTACCTGGGCAAGATCAACGGCGCCACCGGCACCTACGCCGCCCACTACGCTTCGGTGCCCGGCGCCGACTGGCAGCAGGTGGCCCGCAGCTTTGTGGAGGGCCTGGGCCTGACCTGGAATCCCCTCACCACGCAGATTGAGTCCCATGACTGGCAGGCCGAGCTCTACGCGGACATCGCCCGCTTCAACCGGATCCTGCACAACTTCTGCACGGATGTGTGGAGTTACATCTCCATTGGCTACTTCAAGCAGATCCCGGTGGCCGGCGCCACCGGTTCCTCCACCATGCCGCACAAGGTCAACCCGATCCGCTTCGAGAACGCCGAAGCCAACCTGGAGATTTCCAACGGCCTGCTGGACACCCTGGCCTCCACGCTGGTGACTTCCCGCTGGCAGCGCGACCTCACCGATTCCTCTTCCCAGCGCAACATTGGCGTGGCCTTTGGCCACTCCGTGCTGGCCATCTCCAACGTGGCCAAGGGCCTGGAGCGGCTGGATGTGGCCGACGACGTCCTTGCCGCGGATCTGGACACCAACTGGGAGGTGCTCGGCGAAGCCATCCAGATGGTGATGCGCGCCGAGGCCATCGCCGGTGCTCCCGGCATGGAAAACCCGTACGAGCGCCTCAAGGAACTGACCCGCGGCCACCGCGTGGACGCGGAGCGGATGCGTGAATTCGTCACCGGTCTGGGACTGCCCGCCGAGGCTGAGGCCCGCCTGCTCGACCTCACCCCCGGCAAGTACATCGGCATTGCCGATTCCCTGGTGGACCACGTCACCAAGTAG